The following proteins come from a genomic window of Lolium rigidum isolate FL_2022 chromosome 5, APGP_CSIRO_Lrig_0.1, whole genome shotgun sequence:
- the LOC124652001 gene encoding uncharacterized protein At2g33490-like, whose translation MKSSLRKLRGFALQRHEQRADRHRDHSTAAKAADELLAAAQDMADMRNCYDNLLSVAAAIANSSYEFCEALQEMGTCLVKRVTPNKEGINDKVLLLLGKSQFELRKLVDSYRVHVLNTITTPSQSLLNELQTVEEMKRQCDEKRDLFEYMLNAQKEKGRSRNSKGDNSASEQQLKQAQEDYQEEATLFLFRLKSLKQGQFRSLFTQAARHHAAQLNLFRKGVKSLEAVEPHVRLAAEQQHIDHQFSALEEEDYSVEDENDDDYNDSHDGELSFDYGENKEAAEAGHASRSPTEEFFDRSKGDYSSFASERQRLVSQSAPLFPEKKLETAERVKELRRSATRKLNTYVLPTPNDVQASPQIVAGNPTSGSPVGSKGAFHSSPLNPSIKVGDLRDNKLPSPARLSNAQSVLKESNINNAEIRTMLPASDLALPGYHELKISSDNKKTKRGSFSGPIPLRPRSTENIDVMAAAPRHSSAHQPTVHVRVSPSSSPPPLSSPRIKELHELPRPPTSASRNTAFPSLVAHSAPLVPNSAPLAPRGHSGQDHFNFRVRQTPPSAPQTASPLPTPPGPIARSFSIPSRGIRTGISDGKGTEDHHDKGAARMSLSSLPSAQTVLDDRQPLSAAAESVKRT comes from the exons ATGAAGTCGTCGCTGCGGAAGCTGCGCGGGTTCGCGCTGCAGCGCCACGAGCAGCGGGCGGACCGCCACCGCGACCACTCCACCGCCGCCAAGGCGGCCGACGAGCTCCTCGCCGCAGCGCAG GATATGGCGGATATGAGGAATTGTTATGATAACCTGCTTTCTGTTGCGGCAGCAATAGCAAACAGTTCATATG AATTCTGTGAAGCACTGCAAGAAATGGGAACTTGTTTAGTGAAGAGAGTCACACCAAATAAAGAAGGAATTAATG ATAAGGTTTTGCTGTTGCTCGGGAAGTCGCAGTTTGAACTTCGGAAACTTGTAGATAGTTAT CGTGTTCATGTTCTTAATACCATTACCACTCCATCACAGTCTCTTCTTAATGAGCTTCAAACTGTAGAG GAAATGAAGCGCCAGTGTGATGAAAAAAG AGATTTGTTCGAATACATGCTAAATGCGCAGAAAGAGAAGGGGAGATCTAGGAATTCAAAAGGTGATAATAGTGCATCCGAGCAACAATTGAAACAAGCTCAGgaagattatcaagaggaagcaACTCTTTTTCTATTCCGGTTAAAGTCATTGAAGCAAGGACAATTCCGAAGTCTTTTCACACAAGCTGCTCGGCACCATGCTGCGCAG CTAAATTTGTTCAGAAAGGGCGTCAAGTCTCTTGAGGCTGTAGAGCCACACGTTAGGCTTGCTGCTGAGCAACAGCACATTGATCATCAGTTCAGTGCACTTGAGGAGGAAGATTACTCTGTTGAAGATGAAAATGATGACGATTACAATGACAGTCATGATGGAGAGCTGTCTTTTGACTATGGAGAAAATAAGGAGGCTGCAGAAGCCGGTCATGCTTCTAGGAGTCCTACAGAG GAATTTTTTGATAGAAGTAAAGGAGACTATTCCTCTTTTGCTAGTGAAAGACAAAGACTTGTAAGTCAGTCAGCTCCACTTTTTCCTGAGAAAAAGCTTGAGACAGCAGAAAGAGTAAAGGAGTTGCGGCGTTCTGCAACGAGGAAATTAAATACTTACGTTTTGCCTACTCCAAATGATGTTCAAGCCAGTCCTCAGATAGTTGCAGGAAATCCTACGAGTGGATCTCCTGTTGGGAGCAAAGGTGCATTCCATTCATCCCCACTCAACCCAAGTATAAAAGTGGGAGATTTAAGAGACAATAAGCTACCAAGTCCTGCCAGGTTATCTAATGCACAGTCAGTGCTGAAGGAAAGCAATATCAATAATGCAGAAATAAGGACAATGCTCCCAGCGAGTGATCTGGCTCTACCAGGCTATCATGAGCTGAAGATTTCTTCCGACAACAAAAAAACAAAGAGGGGGTCCTTTTCTGGTCCAATTCCTCTCCGGCCAAGGTCAACGGAGAATATTGATGTTATGGCCGCAGCGCCAAGGCACAGCTCTGCACACCAGCCAACAGTTCACGTGAGAGTGTCCCCTAGTTCCTCGCCACCACCCTTATCCTCCCCCAGAATTAAGGAGCTTCATGAGCTACCTCGACCGCCTACAAGCGCATCAAGAAATACAGCATTTCCTAGTCTAGTCGCTCACTCTGCCCCATTGGTACCAAATTCTGCCCCTTTGGCACCTAGAGGCCACTCAGGGCAGGATCATTTTAATTTTAGGGTTAGACAAACACCACCAAGTGCTCCACAAACTGCATCGCCTCTACCAACACCACCTGGGCCTATAGCCCGTAGTTTTTCTATACCCTCTAGAGGCATAAGAACAGGTATTTCAGACGGTAAAGGTACAGAAGATCATCACGATAAAGGGGCCGCCAGAATGAGCCTATCTTCTCTTCCTTCAGCTCAAACGGTCTTGGACGACCGTCAGCCTTTGTCAGCAGCTGCCGAGTCAGTTAAGAGAACATAG